Proteins co-encoded in one Cynocephalus volans isolate mCynVol1 chromosome 11, mCynVol1.pri, whole genome shotgun sequence genomic window:
- the PPP1R12B gene encoding protein phosphatase 1 regulatory subunit 12B isoform X10 produces MSSLYTRSKEFTRNRKSQSDSPPASPSPTAKTLRHERLSRLESGGSNPTTSDSYGDRASARARREAREARLATLTSRVEEDSNRDYKKLYEGALTENQKLKTKLQEAQLELADVKSKLEKMAQQKQEKTSDRSSMLEMEKREKRALERKMSEMEEEMKVLTELKSDNQRLKDENGALIRVISKLSK; encoded by the exons ATGTCCTCTTTATATACCCGAAGTAAAGAATTCACTCGGAATAGGAAATCTCAGTCTGATTCTCCCCCAGCATCTCCTTCCCCGACTGCCAAGACACTCCGA CATGAAAGACTTTCTAG GTTGGAATCAGGAGGTAGTAACCCTACAACCAGCGATTCTTATGGTGACCGGGCTTCAGCAAGAGCCCGTCGGGAGGCCCGGGAGGCCCGTCTAGCCACCCTGACCAGCCGTGTGGAAGAGGACAGCAACAGGGATTATAAAAAA CTCTATGAGGGTGCCCTGACCGaaaaccaaaaactgaaaacaaaacttCAGGAGGCCCAGCTAGAGCTAGCAGATGTAAAATCCAAGCTTGAGAAGATGGCCCAG CAGAAACAAGAGAAGACCTCTGACCGATCATCAATGCTGGAGATGGAGAAACGG GAGAAGCGAGCCTTGGAGCGGAAAATGTCAGAAATGGAGGAAGAGATGAAG GTGTTAACAGAACTGAAATCTGACAACCAAAGGCTGAAAGATGAAAATGGTGCCCTCATCAGAGTCATCAGCAAACTGTCCAAATAG